In Monodelphis domestica isolate mMonDom1 chromosome 4, mMonDom1.pri, whole genome shotgun sequence, one DNA window encodes the following:
- the LOC103105760 gene encoding olfactory receptor 51Q1-like, with protein sequence MSEVTNITELPFYFILTGIPGLEAMHIWISIPFCCLYTISIMGNTTILAVIWTESSLHQPMYLFLSMLALTDLGLTLTTLPTVMQLLWFNVREISFEGCFAQVFFIHTFSFMESSVLLAMAYDRFVAICRPLHYASILTETVIGRIGIAIVIRCVLAVLPSLFLLKRLPFCHSHLLSHSYCLHQDMIRLVCADTRINSWYGFVLVLLIIVLDPFLILISYGLILHSVLGTASRAERFRALNNCLSHILAVLVLYVPMVGISMAHRFARHAPPLVHVVMANIYLLSPPVMNPIIYTVKTKQIRQGIYRLLSQGKAN encoded by the coding sequence ATGTCAGAAGTCACTAACATCACAGAACTGCCATTCTACTTCATTCTTACGGGCATCCCGGGTTTGGAGGCCATGCACATTTGGATCTCCATCCCCTTCTGCTGCTTATACACGATCTCCATTATGGGCAACACCACCATCCTGGCTGTCATTTGGACAGAGTCCTCGCTTCACCAACCCATGTACCTGTTCCTCTCCATGCTGGCACTAACTGACCTGGGCCTCACCCTCACCACTCTGCCCACAGTCATGCAACTCCTCTGGTTCAATGTCCGGGAAATTAGCTTTGAGGGCTGTTTTGCCCAAGTCTTCTTCATTCATACCTTCTCTTTCATGGAATCTTCAGTGTTATTGGCCATGGCTTATGACCGCTTTGTGGCCATCTGCCGCCCACTCCACTATGCCTCTATTCTCACAGAGACTGTCATTGGCAGAATTGGGATAGCCATCGTTATCCGATGTGTTTTGGCCGTCCTGCCCTCTCTCTTCCTGCTCAAACGTCTGCCCTTTTGTCACTCTCATCTCCTCTCCCACTCCTATTGCCTTCATCAGGACATGATCCGCTTGGTATGTGCTGACACTCGGATCAATAGCTGGTATGGTTTTGTACTGGTATTGCTCATCATTGTGCTTGACCCTTTCCTCATTCTTATCTCCTATGGGCTGATACTACATAGTGTCCTTGGCACTGCCTCCCGGGCAGAGCGATTTAGGGCTCTCAACAATTGCCTGTCCCATATCTTAGCAGTGCTTGTCCTTTATGTACCGATGGTGGGAATATCCATGGCCCACCGCTTTGCCCGGCATGCCCCTCCTCTGGTTCATGTGGTCATGGCAAATATCTATTTGCTTTCACCCCCTGTGATGAATCCTATCATTTATACTGTGAAAACCAAGCAGATCCGACAGGGAATCTACCGTCTCCTCTCCCAAGGGAAAGCAAATTAA